The Streptomyces laurentii genome contains a region encoding:
- a CDS encoding peptidase (Peptidase family M23; pfam01551;~identified by MetaGeneAnnotator; putative;~peptidase [Streptomyces sp. C]), which produces MSKRVTKPSIRTTAVALAAAGLGASLVAGAGSAFAAEHAAAVTSPVNVTASAAVANQADVQAKVAAQVKAAAVKAQAKTVSAQKSAAWVKPVSSYALSASYNQGGAMWAHKHSGQDFAVPVGTVVKAAADGTVVKAGPNGGGDGPAYGNAIVIKHANGTYSQYAHLSKIQVNAGQKVSAGQQIALSGNTGNSSGPHLHFEIRTTPNYGSAVNPVAFLRTHGVTI; this is translated from the coding sequence ATGTCGAAGCGCGTCACGAAGCCCAGCATCCGTACCACCGCCGTCGCCCTCGCCGCCGCCGGCCTGGGAGCGTCGCTGGTGGCCGGTGCGGGCTCCGCGTTCGCCGCCGAGCACGCGGCGGCTGTCACCAGCCCTGTGAACGTCACCGCGTCCGCCGCCGTCGCCAACCAGGCCGACGTCCAGGCGAAGGTCGCCGCTCAGGTCAAGGCCGCCGCCGTCAAGGCGCAGGCCAAGACCGTCTCCGCGCAGAAGTCCGCTGCCTGGGTCAAGCCGGTCAGCTCCTACGCCCTGTCCGCCTCGTACAACCAGGGCGGCGCCATGTGGGCCCACAAGCACTCCGGCCAGGACTTCGCCGTCCCGGTCGGCACCGTGGTCAAGGCCGCCGCCGACGGTACCGTCGTGAAGGCCGGCCCGAACGGTGGCGGCGACGGCCCCGCGTACGGCAACGCCATCGTCATCAAGCACGCCAACGGCACGTACTCCCAGTACGCCCACCTGTCGAAGATCCAGGTCAACGCCGGCCAGAAGGTCTCCGCCGGTCAGCAGATCGCCCTCTCGGGCAACACCGGCAACTCTTCCGGCCCGCACCTGCACTTCGAGATCCGCACCACCCCGAACTACGGTTCCGCCGTGAACCCGGTCGCGTTCCTGCGTACCCACGGCGTCACCATCTGA
- a CDS encoding hypothetical protein (identified by MetaGeneAnnotator; putative;~sequence version:1): protein MAEVDGLDVVHVEVAEGEQAGGQRVRHGLGLGGGERRLAGAGRGPFDEGGGELADVLVGQRALLAAEGDEAREPDPAGGPREPGPGNVVDQQFLHQWPDGGGGEAAADDCWIHLSPPGAPRWSPGLVSVVADRFSGGLSSDPGRIRAFPVVRGATAFSEGTKWNSDDFYG from the coding sequence GTGGCCGAGGTGGACGGCTTGGACGTCGTCCATGTCGAGGTCGCCGAGGGCGAGCAGGCCGGCGGCCAGCGCGTCCGTCACGGCCTCGGTCTCGGCGGCGGGGAACGGCGGCTCGCCGGGGCCGGCCGCGGCCCGTTCGACGAGGGTGGCGGCGAGCTTGCGGACGTCCTTGTCGGTCAGCGTGCGCTTCTCGCCGCGGAAGGAGACGAGGCCCGAGAGCCGGATCCGGCGGGCGGACCCCGGGAGCCCGGCCCCGGGAACGTCGTTGACCAGCAGTTTCTTCATCAGTGGCCCGATGGCGGCGGTGGCGAGGCGGCTGCCGACGACTGCTGGATCCATCTGTCTCCCCCTGGTGCTCCCCGGTGGTCCCCGGGGCTCGTCAGCGTAGTGGCGGACCGGTTTTCCGGGGGCTTATCGAGTGACCCAGGTCGCATTCGCGCCTTTCCCGTCGTGAGAGGCGCCACAGCGTTTTCGGAGGGTACTAAGTGGAATAGTGATGACTTTTATGGCTGA
- a CDS encoding hypothetical protein (identified by MetaGeneAnnotator; putative;~sequence version:1), translating to MARTLVEQSRGQADLATKTDALLDRLPHPDARDAAFERRYLSHLAAKHGRLTIYGIDLYRSEAEWPLDMAYLSLEATGSGEGAADAIRLATGAGREEMADAAWLATFTRHQTDPTAAYRTRSVRADLALVEHHRILLRGQAGSGKTTLSQWLTLAAAAEEPVEGMTYLWGRVPFVLPLRALTRHGERLPAVADFLSAADCPLPAPDGWIDRVLSAGRGLVLVDGIDEIPEAERGRARTWLRDLLAAYGEGNRWLVTSRPTAVRDDWLAGDGFTELTLSPMARAEVTTFVQRWHRAAGPGAASYEQPLLDALRANEDIGRLATNPLMCGLICALHRDRRGFLPRGRKSLYEAALSMLLERRDRERDMGSPSGVELSEDAQIRLIQRLAYWLTVNGRTQIDRERAKTITAEAIPAVPEAHAVGDPDKVFAHLLQRSGLLREPTAETVEFVHRTFQDFLAAKHLVERWDIGLLVSHAGDDQWEDVIRMAAGHARPRECDELLRELLTVADSADGRATQLRVLVVAATALDHATEVSPDVREEILARTAEVVPPRSPEEARALAAGGRAVLHLLNGPGDLDAPDALHSVIAASHIVSGAALPYLARFADHPDLDVRSQLIWAWPRFDPQEYAEEVVVRLDPTDLRYFVPGDEHAGELLRLGLRPDLLEIGERVSDEALARLLTACDPVFLRLRRAGKQHSLTALAGLTRLSSLVIGLNSTTVWSAADLPAGAPLAALELPAAWPQEGLRHLERLEHLHTLNLWRSPLLTAGAWVQLAALTRIRTLRIDCNDLAFCPDGVTLDNVKTVHLTHDNHPELDRLVRLFPTLEALHLTARSEETVDVAALAGLPGLRILRTGHELTGTEHLPPAVEIIT from the coding sequence GTGGCCCGCACCCTGGTCGAGCAGTCCCGCGGCCAGGCCGACCTCGCCACGAAGACGGACGCCCTCCTGGACCGCCTCCCCCACCCGGACGCCCGCGACGCCGCCTTCGAGCGCCGCTACCTGTCCCACCTGGCCGCGAAGCACGGCCGGCTCACCATCTACGGCATCGACCTGTACCGGTCGGAGGCCGAGTGGCCGCTGGACATGGCGTATCTGTCGCTGGAGGCGACGGGGAGCGGGGAGGGGGCGGCCGATGCCATCCGGCTCGCGACAGGCGCCGGGAGGGAAGAGATGGCCGATGCCGCCTGGCTCGCGACCTTCACCAGGCACCAGACCGACCCCACGGCCGCCTACCGCACCCGCTCCGTACGTGCCGATCTCGCCCTCGTGGAACACCACCGAATCCTGCTGCGCGGCCAGGCGGGCTCCGGCAAGACCACGCTCAGCCAGTGGCTCACCCTCGCGGCGGCGGCCGAAGAGCCCGTGGAGGGCATGACGTATCTCTGGGGACGCGTCCCCTTCGTCCTCCCGCTGCGCGCCCTCACCCGGCACGGCGAGCGACTGCCCGCCGTCGCGGACTTCCTCTCCGCCGCCGACTGCCCGCTCCCCGCACCGGACGGCTGGATCGACCGGGTGCTGTCCGCCGGACGCGGCTTGGTCCTCGTCGACGGCATCGACGAGATCCCCGAGGCCGAACGCGGCCGGGCCCGCACCTGGCTGCGCGACCTGCTCGCCGCGTACGGGGAGGGGAACCGCTGGCTGGTGACCTCACGCCCCACGGCGGTGCGTGACGACTGGCTGGCCGGGGACGGCTTCACCGAGCTCACCCTCTCCCCTATGGCCCGCGCCGAGGTCACCACCTTCGTCCAGCGCTGGCACCGCGCGGCGGGCCCCGGCGCCGCCTCGTACGAGCAGCCCCTCCTCGACGCCCTGCGCGCCAACGAGGACATCGGCCGGCTCGCCACGAACCCCCTCATGTGCGGTCTGATCTGTGCCCTCCACCGCGACCGCCGGGGTTTTCTGCCACGCGGCCGCAAGAGCCTGTACGAGGCCGCCCTGTCGATGCTCCTGGAGCGCCGCGACCGCGAACGGGACATGGGGTCGCCGTCGGGCGTCGAACTGTCCGAGGACGCGCAGATCCGGCTGATCCAGCGCCTCGCCTACTGGCTCACGGTGAACGGCCGCACCCAGATCGACCGCGAGCGAGCGAAGACGATCACCGCCGAGGCCATCCCCGCCGTTCCGGAGGCCCATGCCGTCGGCGACCCGGACAAGGTCTTCGCGCATCTCCTCCAGCGCAGCGGCCTGCTCCGCGAGCCCACAGCCGAGACGGTGGAATTCGTCCACCGCACCTTCCAGGACTTCCTCGCCGCCAAGCACCTGGTGGAGCGCTGGGACATCGGGCTGCTGGTCAGCCACGCAGGCGACGACCAGTGGGAGGACGTCATCCGCATGGCCGCGGGGCACGCCCGGCCGCGCGAGTGCGACGAGCTGCTGCGCGAACTGCTGACCGTCGCGGACTCCGCCGACGGCCGTGCCACCCAGCTGCGGGTCCTGGTCGTGGCGGCGACCGCGCTGGACCACGCGACCGAGGTCTCCCCGGACGTGCGGGAGGAGATCCTGGCGCGGACCGCCGAGGTCGTCCCGCCCCGCTCGCCCGAGGAGGCCCGCGCGCTCGCGGCGGGCGGACGGGCGGTACTGCACCTGCTGAACGGCCCCGGCGACCTCGACGCGCCGGACGCGCTGCACTCTGTGATTGCCGCCTCTCACATCGTGTCCGGTGCGGCCCTCCCCTATCTGGCCCGCTTCGCGGACCATCCCGATCTCGACGTCCGTTCCCAGCTGATCTGGGCGTGGCCGCGCTTCGACCCCCAGGAGTACGCCGAGGAGGTCGTCGTCCGGCTCGATCCGACCGATCTCCGGTACTTCGTGCCGGGCGACGAGCACGCCGGCGAGCTGCTGCGGCTCGGACTGCGCCCCGACCTGCTGGAGATCGGCGAGCGCGTCTCGGACGAAGCGCTCGCCCGGCTGCTCACCGCCTGCGATCCGGTCTTCCTTCGGTTGCGACGAGCCGGCAAGCAGCACTCCCTGACAGCGCTGGCCGGGCTGACCCGGCTGTCCTCCCTGGTCATCGGGCTGAACTCGACCACCGTCTGGTCCGCCGCCGACCTGCCCGCCGGGGCACCACTCGCCGCTCTGGAACTGCCGGCCGCCTGGCCCCAGGAAGGGCTGAGGCATCTGGAGCGCCTGGAGCACCTGCACACGCTGAACTTGTGGCGGTCCCCCCTCCTGACTGCCGGGGCCTGGGTCCAGCTCGCCGCCCTCACCCGGATCCGCACCCTGCGAATCGACTGCAACGACCTCGCCTTCTGTCCGGACGGTGTCACGCTCGACAACGTCAAGACCGTCCATTTGACCCACGACAACCATCCGGAGCTGGACCGGCTCGTACGGCTCTTCCCGACGCTGGAGGCGCTCCATCTCACGGCCCGCTCAGAGGAGACGGTCGATGTGGCCGCCCTGGCCGGGTTGCCGGGGCTGCGAATCCTGAGAACGGGCCACGAGCTGACCGGCACCGAGCATCTCCCCCCGGCGGTCGAGATCATCACCTGA
- a CDS encoding transcriptional regulator, tetR family (Bacterial regulatory proteins, tetR family; pfam00440;~Transcriptional regulator [Transcription]; COG1309;~Transcriptional regulator, TetR family [Streptomyces venezuelae ATCC10712];~identified by MetaGeneAnnotator; putative), with amino-acid sequence MAQARGNTRQRIQSVALELFAEQGYEKTSLREIAERLDVTKAALYYHFKTKEDILIGIFQDLTAPMDELIAWAGRQPRTLETKQEILRRYQVNLIAAAPLFRFMQDNHAVVSKLSVGLTFKERMLTLNDLIQEPGSSLTDKARCISAIFTLHAGTFFMANVEGDPEDKRKAVLEVALDLVEQAQKGH; translated from the coding sequence ATGGCCCAGGCACGAGGCAACACCCGCCAGCGCATCCAGAGCGTGGCCCTGGAGCTCTTCGCCGAGCAGGGGTACGAGAAGACCTCGCTGCGCGAGATCGCCGAACGCCTCGACGTCACCAAGGCCGCGCTCTACTACCACTTCAAGACCAAGGAAGACATCCTCATCGGGATCTTCCAGGACCTCACCGCCCCCATGGACGAGCTGATCGCCTGGGCGGGCCGACAGCCGCGCACCCTGGAGACCAAGCAGGAGATCCTGCGCCGTTACCAGGTGAACCTGATCGCCGCCGCCCCGCTGTTCCGCTTCATGCAGGACAACCACGCGGTGGTGAGCAAGCTCAGCGTCGGGCTCACGTTCAAGGAGCGCATGCTCACGCTGAACGACCTGATCCAGGAGCCGGGCTCCTCGCTGACCGACAAGGCCCGCTGCATCAGCGCGATCTTCACGCTGCACGCGGGCACGTTCTTCATGGCGAACGTCGAAGGCGACCCCGAGGACAAGCGGAAAGCCGTCCTCGAGGTCGCCCTCGATCTGGTCGAACAGGCCCAGAAGGGCCACTGA